The Bos mutus isolate GX-2022 chromosome 7, NWIPB_WYAK_1.1, whole genome shotgun sequence genome window below encodes:
- the HAND1 gene encoding heart- and neural crest derivatives-expressed protein 1, with amino-acid sequence MNLVGSYAHHHHHHHHHHPHPAHPMLHEPFLFGPASRCHQERPYFQSWLLSPADAAPDFPAGGPPPAAAAAAASYGPDARPGQSPGRLEALGGRLGRRKGSGPKKERRRTESINSAFAELRECIPNVPADTKLSKIKTLRLATSYIAYLMDVLAKDAQAGDPEAFKAELKKADGGRESKRKRELQQHEGFPPALGPGEKRIKGRTGWPQQVWALELNQ; translated from the exons ATGAACCTCGTGGGCAGCTACgcacatcatcaccaccatcaccaccatcaccatccgcACCCCGCGCACCCCATGCTCCACGAGCCCTTCCTCTTCGGCCCTGCCTCGCGCTGTCACCAAGAGCGGCCCTACTTCCAGAGCTGGCTGCTGAGCCCCGCTGACGCCGCCCCGGACTTCCCCGCCGGCGGGCCACCGCCCGCAGCCGCGGCAGCCGCCGCCTCCTATGGTCCAGACGCCAGGCCCGGCCAGAGCCCCGGGCGGCTGGAGGCGCTCGGCGGCCGCCTGGGCCGGCGGAAAGGCTCAGGACCCAAGAAGGAGCGGAGACGCACAGAGAGCATTAACAGCGCGTTCGCTGAGCTGCGCGAGTGCATCCCCAACGTGCCGGCGGACACCAAGCTCTCCAAGATCAAGACTCTGCGCCTGGCCACCAGCTACATCGCCTACCTGATGGACGTGTTGGCCAAGGACGCACAGGCTGGCGACCCCGAGGCCTTCAAGGCCGAACTGAAGAAGGCGGATGGCGGCCGCGAGAGCAAGCGAAAAAGAGAGCTG CAGCAGCACGAAGgctttcctcctgccctgggcCCAGGCGAGAAGAGGATTAAAGGGCGCACAGGCTGGCCGCAGCAAGTCTGGGCGCTGGAGTTAAACCAGTGA